atagtaaaagaTTTAACAGCAGCTACCAACTACAAAATATCTAGCAGAGCTCTACAGTTTGGTTTGCGGCAATTAAGTGAAACACTTGAATGTAAAATAGCGTTGTTAGGCAGGCATGAGAAAGCAGCAAGCATATGACAAGGCAAGCCTATGTTTAGCTTTTTCAGGAAGCACACACATACTTTCTGCAagcaggctaaaataaatattgttgtaAAGACAGTGAGTACATATAATCGATGAAATGATACGCATTATCAAATACGAACTAGCAGCTACTATATTTCTTACCCCTCAAAGCTTTCTTCTGAAACCTCGTCTTCCATCTCACTGTTATCTGAATCTGGCACCCACTCTTCTTCATCCAAGGCTTTACCCTAAAAGAAGCAtagaaaatgaagaaaagtgCTATGGCATTTTAGGAAACTCATCTAAGTTTTTAACGTAAAAGAAGCATGAGAAAAGGAAAAATtgctataaaattttatcaaagtatttGTAACTTACCAGATCTTCCTCTCGTTCCTGCATCTCATCACTAGTATCACTTTCCATAATTAGAAAATAACGTTGTAACTGCTTAGATGTAGAAGGAATGGAGCTTGCTTCATCGACTACTGGCATTTTTCTCTTAGATGGAGGTGAGGCTGGAAGATCAGTCCGgtgaataaatgtttatagactatcaatatatattgtaaaaaagaatCCCGTCCAACCATATGAAACAAGTTAATTGTACTCACTGTTTAGCATCAGTCTGGGTTGAAATCGACCGATACTTAAGACGGTGAAGACATTTCCGTAGCTAGAAAATAGAGGAAAGTCCGTAGCTAGAAAAAAGTCCCTTTGTCAACCTTAGAGGACTTTCCAGGTCCAAAGGACTCGGCAGGCTGAGGATTACGAACTGGTATTTTCGATCGTGAATGAGGAAAAAAGGTTGCTGTCCTAGGCACTGCAGGAACACTGTAATATATAGACAAGAATTTTTTTCCGTAAAACAcgagttgttttatattttcaaattggAAGCTCATAACACAACTTGTGAAATTCAAGGATTCCTAGTACTGTGTTATATCACATCTTACACCACTTACCCATCAGCAAGTAAGTCTCGCACCACTGCTCTGCGCTCTCTTGTAGACAAAAGGGTAATTGGCTTCTGCTTCCTTGAGGTAGCAACAGAATCAGCTTTAATGTGCAGGTTTCGTGTGGGAATTATATCCGAGTGCTTCTTTAACACGAGCCGGATATCTTCTCCTTGTTGGTACCTGTATTGGTGGTAGTTGCAGAAGCATTCCTCAGTAAAATGCCGGAAGCAAATTCTAGATGCGGTGTTATATCGAAAATTTGCTACATGCTTCTTCACAAATGCTGTCCATTTGGCTCGCTGTACATCTGTTGATGTCCTTCCCCGAGGCCAAGCAAATAGATGTTTGGTCTCTTCACAATTAGCTGCGGCACAGGAGAGAGCCCAATGTCGACTTGAAGACATTTCACTGCTACAACGAAACATTGAAGTGGTTATGCAGACTATTtttaacaaatagaaaaatatcaaaatattcaagTGTGTAACCTAATGTGACTTTGAAGAAAATGCTTAATATCCATAATATGGCCGAGATTTATGTTTGTACAAATACGTGGTGTGTCTACCttatcttaaaactaaaaagtttaaaGATACAAAAAAGTGAAGTAAGTTGAATAACTACAGCTGTATAACCACGATTAATATTTCATACTTAAAGTATTTTCGTCCATTGAAATGACAGATCGACTAGTAAACCAGTCGAATGAACTACAACAGCGTTCTGCAACTATGAACTAAAATAGTATGACTAATGTTGTTTTAAATTATAGAGCAACAgatcaaaacaaatgaaaataatattgaCTTACTAAATAATGATTTGCCTTTTCACTTTAGTCTCTGTCAAACACAACGAAAGTTGGAATTTATGAGCCAAAGTTATTCGTATTTTTGCAATACCGGTATATCGGTAGTAGCTTGATCAGCTAGTAGTTTCACGTGCGAGTAGCAATTGAGAACTGCGCCGACACAGAGACCGGGATCAACTTAGTTTGcttgacctaattactgtagaccggtagaattggtagtcggtacccaaatgtttacacagcatttggagaaagtgagtagaacaaactttcaatttttgttatttgaggctttcgaaacattcataataatgcatctgtaactggatttaaaattttattctagccaacatgagcaaatacaaaataagatatatgacaatagagccgcgtaggactagactttaatcgcaaatagccgatgtgaatacgagatatagaGATAGGTTAACTAacacgtgacatcattttgggcaagtctgggcacgtttttgtggcctgagcgtttttacggcgatcagatattttcagttttaatcttcaaatatcttggcaatgcgatcgagtaacacaacaaacaacatatcaactgatag
The genomic region above belongs to Watersipora subatra chromosome 1, tzWatSuba1.1, whole genome shotgun sequence and contains:
- the LOC137385328 gene encoding uncharacterized protein, with protein sequence MLNTSPPSKRKMPVVDEASSIPSTSKQLQRYFLIMESDTSDEMQEREEDLGKALDEEEWVPDSDNSEMEDEVSEESFEGERPWQKQPKYIVEHSQLQKLLEVCPMCAGHSAVELVDRRGAYIRYITPLLHL